GTGGGTGGAGGACGTCGAGGAGTTCCGTGCCGAGCGTGCCAAGAAGTACGTGGTGCTCAACGAAGCCGAACGTCGCGCCGAGCGTGACCGCCAGGAGCAGAAGCGCCGCGACCGCCAGGCGCAGCGTCGCGAGCTCGGCCTGCCGCTGGATCCACTGGCGGAGGACACCGACGACGGCCTGTTCGCCAACGAGCGCGACATCGCCCTCGACACCGCGCGCGAAAAGGCCGCCGAGGAACGCCCCGATCCGCTGCTGCAGGAATCGGCGGCGATCCTGGCCGACGCGATGCACCTGCTCAACAGCGATCACCACCTGCAGGCGCAGGTGCTGCCGGAATCGACGCGGCCCAACAGCTGGGCACGCTGACCGTCACGCACTGATGTGATGCCGGACGCCGCCGCAGGGCGGCGTCCTCGTCTGTGGCAGGCGGCGATTCCGCGCGGTGGCGCAGCCTGCGTATCCGACCGCGTCAGCCCCGGGGCTGATTGCCCGAGTGGCGTACACAGTGTCCCGCTGCGGACACCTGCGACGGCGTAACATGTTGCCGCCGGCCGCGCCGGTGCAGCACCTCCTTCCCCCCCTTCAATCCGGATGTCCCATGAGTGCGCCGCCGCTCGTGTCGCGCGAGGTATCCCCGCTCGCCGTCCTGCTTGCCCTGTCCCTGGTCTATGTGATCTGGGGTTCGACCTATCTCGGCATCAAGTTCGCGCTGGAGGGTGGCTACCCGCCGCTGCTCATGGCCGGCATCCGCTTCGTGATCGCCGGCAGCGTGCTGTATGCGTTCCTGCGCTGGCGCGGTGTGGCCGGGCCGACCCGCGCGCAGTGGCGCAACGCGACCTTCATGGGCGTGCTGCTGCTGGGCCTCGGCAACGGGCTGGTGTGCGTTGCCGAACAGACCGTGTCGTCCGGCCTGGCGGCGGTGGCGGTGGCCTCCGTGCCGTTGTGGATCGGACTGTTCTCGGCGATGCGCGGACAACGGCCGCAGCAGCTGGAATGGCTTGGCCTGGGCATCGGCTTCGTCGGCGTGCTTTGGCTCAACGCCGGCAGTTCGCTCACCGCCGAACCGGTGGGCCTGATCGCATTGCTGGTGGCCCCCATGGCCTGGGCCTACGGCTCGGTGTGGAGCCGCGGCCGCGACCTGCCGACGCCGTTCATGGCCGCTGCGGCGCAGATGCTGTGCGGTGGCGCCGCGATGCTCGTCGCCGGCCCGCTGCTGGGCGAGCGCTTCACCGCGATGCCCACCCTGCACGGCACGCTGTCGGTGGCCTACCTGCTGAGCTTCGGTTCGATCGTCGCCTTCAGCGCCTATATCTGGCTGCTGCACAACGTGCGCGCGACGCTGGCCGGCAGCTATGCCTACGTCAATCCGGTGATCGCGGTGCTGCTGGGCGCTTGGCTGGCGGCCGAGCGTTTCAGCGCGCATGACATCGGCGCGATGCTGGTGATCCTGGCCGGCGTGGTGGCGATCACCCTGGCGCGCACGCGCACGGCGAAGCCGGCATGACCCCGGTCCACGACCGCCGCGCGCTGTGGATCGCGGTCGCGGCCTTCGTGATCTGGGGCCTGATGCCGCTGTACTGGCATCTCCTGCGGCATGTGCCGTCGCTGCAGATCGTGCTGCACCGCGCGGTGTGGTGCGCCATCCTCGTCGCCGCGTGGCTCACCGTGAGCCGTGGTCGCGGGTGGTTGCGCCAGGTGGTCGCGCAGCCGCGGCTGGTGGCGATGCTGGCGCTGTCGGGCCTGCTGATCGCCGCCAACTGGAGCCTCTACGTGTGGGCGGTCAACAGCGGGCATGTGGTCGAGGCGAGCCTCGGCTACTTCATCAATCCGCTGCTCAACGTGGTGATCGGCGTGCTGTTCCTGCGCGAGCGGCTGTCGCTGCCGCAGTGGATCGCAGTGGCGCTGGCGGCGGGTGGGGTGCTGTGGCTGACCTTCAACTACGGCAGTTTTCCGTGGATCGCGCTGTGCCTGGCAGGCTCGTTCGCCATCTACGGGCTGATTCGCAAGTTCGCCGCGGTGGAGGCGGTGCAGGGGCTGGGCGTCGAGAACCTGTTCGTGTTCGGGCCCGCGGTGCTCGCGCTGGCGTGGTTCGAGTGGTCCGGCAGCGGCGGGTTCTTTTCGCTGCGCTGGGGCGGCTGGACCGACGTGCTGCTGGTGCTGGGCGGCGCGCTGACGGCGATCCCGCTGATCTGCTTCGCCTACGCGGTGCGGCGGGTGCCGCTGACCGTGGTCGGCCTGCTGCAGTACATCGGCCCGACCCTGCAGCTGCTGCTGGGCGTGTTCTTCTTCGGCGAGGCGTTCGGCATCGATCGCGCCACCGGTTTCGCCTTCATCTGGGCCGGGCTGGCGGTGTTCGCCATCGATGGCTACCTGCAGGCGCGCCGGCGCATCGTGGCCCAGCAGCTGTAACGCCGCGGGAACCGGAGCCGCGTCCGCGGATGGCGTGGATTGCGCGCACAGGCCGCCGGATGCGCTTCGCTTATCCGGGCGACGGAATCTGCGCGTGTCGTCGCGTGGCCCGGATCGGCGGCCAAAGGCCGCATCCCGAAGGGCGCAGTGATCAGCCGCGGGCAAGCAGCCACAGCACCAGTGCACCGCCGGCCACCGCGACGATGCCGGTTGCCCACCACCAGCGCCTTGCGCGCACCCGCAGCCGGCGCACGCGTTCGTCGTGCAGCCGGCGCGCCTGCTCGATCAGCGGTTGTGCACGTGCCTGCGCGCGGGCGTGGGCGGCGTCGCGCTCCCGCGGCGAAGCGTCGGACGTGGCTTCGGCCTCTTCGTACAGCGCGAATACGTCGCGATGGAGCTGCGCGTAGCGACGTTCGAGTTCTGCGCCCGGCAGCCGGCGCAGGTCCCCAGGTTGCCCGCCGCCTGCGCTCATGCCGCGCGCAGGGCGTCGGTCACCGGCAGCCGCGCCGCGCGCACCGCCGGAAACAGGCCGCCGACGAAGCCGATCGCCAGTG
This portion of the Luteimonas yindakuii genome encodes:
- the yedA gene encoding drug/metabolite exporter YedA gives rise to the protein MSAPPLVSREVSPLAVLLALSLVYVIWGSTYLGIKFALEGGYPPLLMAGIRFVIAGSVLYAFLRWRGVAGPTRAQWRNATFMGVLLLGLGNGLVCVAEQTVSSGLAAVAVASVPLWIGLFSAMRGQRPQQLEWLGLGIGFVGVLWLNAGSSLTAEPVGLIALLVAPMAWAYGSVWSRGRDLPTPFMAAAAQMLCGGAAMLVAGPLLGERFTAMPTLHGTLSVAYLLSFGSIVAFSAYIWLLHNVRATLAGSYAYVNPVIAVLLGAWLAAERFSAHDIGAMLVILAGVVAITLARTRTAKPA
- the rarD gene encoding EamA family transporter RarD gives rise to the protein MTPVHDRRALWIAVAAFVIWGLMPLYWHLLRHVPSLQIVLHRAVWCAILVAAWLTVSRGRGWLRQVVAQPRLVAMLALSGLLIAANWSLYVWAVNSGHVVEASLGYFINPLLNVVIGVLFLRERLSLPQWIAVALAAGGVLWLTFNYGSFPWIALCLAGSFAIYGLIRKFAAVEAVQGLGVENLFVFGPAVLALAWFEWSGSGGFFSLRWGGWTDVLLVLGGALTAIPLICFAYAVRRVPLTVVGLLQYIGPTLQLLLGVFFFGEAFGIDRATGFAFIWAGLAVFAIDGYLQARRRIVAQQL